The segment CGCAAAACATGCACAGCTGTGCTGATACCAAACCAAGGATAGAAGAAAAGTTTGAGCTGAGTAGCTGCAAATAGAAAGCTCTAATGCACAAATGTTTAGTATCTTAACTAAATATTGTATACCGGTAatggtcatttcctgcaatctagggagtaactttactcaaaaattttctgtacgctccgcgccaacctgtggtggcgctccgcttagatagtgtcgaaagcgcccctacagactccattcttgcccccctgaccaatacccctagctccgccactgcccttactacgctcaaaaacgtctttgcgagtacactccgagtaatagctactctcttaaaacaccatcgaatatacaaattacaatgattttacagacttttacgtgcaatctgagaaattgcaggcttgagacccatattttagggctaggtattcgcaacataaaacactcgggaagtgccgtttccggccatctgggggtttgaaaaaacccaaaattttcttgtacgctccgcgccaaccgatggtggcgctccgcttagatagtctccacacattagccccccaaacaatttttccgttccgccgcgcctggtccCAGCCAGCAGAAAATGAGACGAACCACCGACGAAAATAGAGTTACAAAAACGATATTCAAAAGTACTCACTGGATTCGACCTACTGATATTTTCAGCGATGAAAacgaaacagaaaaaaaagatattcTCACTTTCCGTTGTTTGCATTTGATAAACCAAAAGTGAGCGTTTTGAACACAATTGCTTTTCATTACAAATGCGGAGTGCTCTCAATTCATCAGGGCGCCCTTACACTTTCCTCTATAAAATATAGCGTTGATATATAACTTACGATACactattattgtttttgtaacaGGAAGAAGCCTTCTTTGTCAAATCGTATTCTTTCATGGAAGGTTTGTGAAGAAAACTTAAGAGAATGTCCGTGACTACCATTCAGTGTTTTCTGGTGCTGTGCATGTATACCGTTCAAAGTAAGTGTACgttttatgaaatatattctCCGTGATTCTTGAAGCACAATGAGAACTAGTCCGGAGCAAGATAACGAAAAAAGAGATGCCATTTGTTCTTTACAGTGAATTTAAGTTAATAtttacaatttgttttgttaccTTTACATATAAAGCAGAAATCGTGACTTTATCTATCAGCTGTATCaatctaaacaaattaatctaTTACATAAAATTACATCCAGGAGCACAAGCAAACTGAATCAACCtgaatttcatttaattaaGGTGctcatttataattattttggaATTCTTTTCAGCGATGACGAGTAATGATCAGTGCAGTGACGAGTACGCTTTGGAGAAAACTGTATCACTTAATGTCGGAGGATCAGTTTCCTTAAACTGTTATGCTACGGACCTCTCTCTAGTATTATGGTGTATCAATAATACTGTAGTGTTTATTGGATTTCGACCAAGCGATCCCGATACTTCCAAACTCGCGGTTTTGTCACAGAACTACACTCTCcaactgaaaaatgttgacgaGAATGACGCTGGTCTTTATACCTGTATAGAAAATGGACAAACAGTCGACAGATACAGTATAACAATAACAGGTAATGTTACTTAAGTTGgaaataagtttaaaaaaatatgtttgaaagtcACAGAAAATTTAGTTTACTTTCTCGAAATGATGGTGTATTACGTATGTTATCGTTAAGCTATATACCCTAGGAACGTTATCGATTAAGCTTAAGCCAATTTAGACGCTGGATAACATAATAGGAAAGTGATAAGAAATAGCATTTTTAAAATGCATAATGTAAAGCAGTATAGGAAATGGGTGCATGAAATTTatacttttgtaaatattcttcaaCTTGAAGCCTAAATTTAAATCTAAATACCTAAATGTAAATCTAAATCTAAATTACCTCAACTTAGgaatttcttttcaactttcttcttCAACAGATCATAGTTTAGATGAAAATCAGAAAGTTGAAGGGGTGCTTTTGGCACAATTTGTACCCGAAATAAATATCTTGCTTTGGAAAAATAAATTGTTGACAAAGCACTGGTTGTTCGATATCTAAAATAAATGACTTACTTCAATTATACAATCCAAAAACAAATGATCAATAGTTTCTTCATCCTGCTAGCAAAAGGTGCACATGGAATTatgtttaatattcatttaatgAAGAAACCAATTTGTGCCgggaatttttattttatcattgtcTCTTAATGACTGAAAAGGACTTAAAACCATTCTCTTGATCCccattaaaaagaaaagaggtTTCCCATGTAAGACAAGCGGTCGGTTTGGTAGATACATTCTTTACCACCTCCTTATAAAAGGTACGCGACATATGCAGAATACCGGATAACATGCATTTTCCAGTAAGAGGGAATAGCGACCACCAGACTAAAATAAAGGGGAAAAAGTGAACCAACTAAATTACATTTAATTCGAAAAGTTAAGAAATTAAGGACCTCGTTGTTGACGCAGAATAAATCCTTCACGAAGAGTACCCAAATTGTGCCATAGTATGCCAAGTCCTGTAATATATAATGTAATTGTTAATTTCCAATTGCCGAGTTATTCCATACAATGTGGTTACCAAATTATCTAAACGGCTCCTTAAAATACAACATGAACAAGCATTACAGATATCTTTAATGAAACCATTAAAAACATTAATGTCGGCACTCTGGTAAGTACTTATATGTGTATAAGTTTAAAACTTGTGCATTGGTAAGTGTGTACAATTTTACTGGGTATACAGTTGGTAGAATTCGGCAGGGAGTTAACGTTTGTAGTGCAAACGAAATGCAGTTTGCCTAGTTAAGTTGTCAAGTCGACACCAGTTaattgatattgatatatatattatataaatatgtatatatatatatatatatatataggaataacggaaaaactgttaaacaactatgctgcatttagagaaaggctggatctcgagtgagatacaataattgaattaggtaagtgattggaagtaaaacagccaatgtttggtttttgcagagctttcgagcaaaactagctcttcttcagtgcatgatcatatatatgtgcatgatatatatatatatatatatatatatatatatatatctatacatatatatatatatatttatatatatatatatgtatatatttatatatatatatttataaatatatatatatatatatatatatatctatctttatatatatatatatatatatttacatatatatttatatatatatatatatatttatatatatatatatatttatatatatatatatatatatatatatatatatatatatatatatatatatatatatataaagggaaACATAATTAATATACATTTCGAGTTATGGCAGGTGCATATAGTTAAGTTCCTATGCAGTCAACACTAAGTAAAAATGATTGTTTAACATAGCTAAGAACATTACTTAGTAACGGAATAAAAACTGAATGAGCGTTACCAGACGATTTTGACACCGAAGTAACACACCGCGTTAAATTCTAACTCAATCAACCTATCAGAGTACACACACTCAACGAGAATGGGACCAAAATGATTAAGAAATGCCTCTCCTTAACGATAAATCCATAGGAAAAATATACCCCTTGTATATTAATTAAGTGTGTTGTACCTTTATTTATGGTTGCAGAATATCACCATAGAAGAAGAGGAAGGCCTGCGCATTCCTCCACATTACCCAAAACAGATGTTGTCACTGCTGGTGAACAACGACCATCGTAGTAGGGCCCCCACTACCACCACAGAGAAGGatcgagggggagggggagacttCAAGTAGGGTTAAAACTAGTTGGGAATTGTATGTTTCACTGTCACAACATGAATGGAGGGACTAGTGACTAAGTCTGTTTGCTGTGTATATGCTGTCTTAATGTACATCTTTATGAGTTTATATTACAGAGCTTACCAATACCAAGTAGGCAAGCTGGAaagtgcaggggggggggtattaggAGGGAGGTTGGCAACCTGGTAGTAGAAATGTTTGAGGGGCGGTAACCTGGTTTAAAAGTTTCAataagaaatttgaagtcaaaGCAATTTGTTACTCATTGTTTGTGCATTACTTGTACAAGTTTTAATAAGTGCGCATATTAGTTAGCCTTTTATTAGAGCCTTGTTCCAGTTACAGCAACAACTGAGGTGTCAAATATGATGTGGATGCACAACAGCCTCTACTTATCACTCCAGAAGAGCCCTTAACCAGCATGGAGACCTTACTTTGATATTAATCCTAATTTGGTAGCctgtaaaacattgtaatttctTCGcgaatgaaaatttaacaaaacgTCAATAAATCAGTCAAATCCCTCACATTCAAACTTCAAATTATGTTTTAGTTAAAAattaacatgtcttgaactcatccAGATATCAAAAGTCTTGAAGATCTcatcaaaaatcatttcaaatttgcaaagcAAAGCAGTGTATCTAGAaaaacctcatttgcatatttacatatttacatacgTAATATTTTGGgaaacctcatttcaataccttttgAACAATGGGTAAGTTCCTGTTGTCAAAAGTTACTTAGGCTGGAGTTTGAGtaataaaaaattgtcaataatTTCCATTTGATGACGACTTGGGCCTTCTTAGATAAGGGTTAACTCGGAAACTGAACGGacttaaatatatatctgtttTACTTAGAATATTTACATGACAGTATCAAACCCTTTCATAATAGATTTTCTTTTCGAATGTCACTGTATGAGCTATACATAACTCTTCAATAGACTTTAAAGTGTTTATGTCCCTAAATTCATAGGCGTACATAACGCAGTGTTACGATAATCAAttagtttgtttctctttcagaaAAGGAGAGTGATTTGTGTAAACTATAAGACGTGGTACCTCAAAATAGGGCGATCGAAAGATATTTTTATTTGCGGAGTTCTGCACGAGTTTCCTTTGAAAATAATAGAATTTTCAGTTTCGGTAAGCGTTGCTAACGATCAATAACAACTAAGTAAATAAAAACTAATCCATTGTGTAAAGTATACGATAATCTGACCGTTGGTACGGCATAAACATCCCGGATGTGTAACGACGTTTCACACCAATAAGAATCCGTACAATTCTGAAATCTGTCAGGAATCCTACTCTGCAGTGGACACGCCTTAGGGTGCACTGGGTGATTACGCTCGAACTTTAACAACTTTTTGCAAGTTTAACTCAGAATTTAAATAATCCAATTTTTGTGACTTAAATATTAGACAAAGAGAACAGTTACATTACTCTCTGGCATTCAGTTTTGGTTTTGTTTGATTTAAAGGAATATTTTCagcacgaaaaaaaaaattggtcaaatAGAAAACTGACTGCGAAATTTAAGAAAATGGAAGATACCAAGAAATCTAAGGATAATAAGGGATTCGGACCAGCTACCTCTGGATTACAATCCCAGCGCTCCACAAACATTCAATACAATCTAGAAAGTAGCAGGTAAGCGATGTCATAAgaaattagttttttttaaatatgattaCATAAATTAAAGGACAATGGAAAACTGACCGAGAAATTTTGGACTACCCAGCGGTCACTATAGTACAATCTCCTTGTATCTCTCTTGTTAGAAACACTACTTTACAGGCATTAAATCCAACTGTTTTCTGTTCTCATCGAATTGTATATGATCTGGAAGGCTCGTTCCACAGTAGGAATACGTACCAACTACGAAGGGACATGTGACGTGCTCCCAGGTGTTACTAGTATAGCCTATTATTCATTCCTCTGTCTGTTCAAAGGGATAACATTTTCgtagaaaaaaaatgtcactcTAACGGGAATTTACAGTGAATTTCACATAATTATTTGTGTTCGATGATAACGTTCTTGAGATTGATTTCACATAGGAGGCTTGATCTACAAGTACCCTGGCTGCTATTCGAACATCTATTGTCAGAGTCTCATAGATTGGGTACGGCTATTGAACGTCAACAGGACCACAGGTGGCGTTAGAACCCTAAACAGAAAGTTACTACCCTCAACAGGAGGTGCTATACCGGAGGTGGCACTACCCTTAACAGCataggaggtgctactactcctaaATGACGACGATGCTACTGAAAAAGGTGGCGCCTCTACTCTAAATAGACGACGTTAAAACTACTCTACTTCAGGCGGACATGCAACTATGAATGAGAGGCGATACTAGACTAAACGGAAAGTGCTACTGCTCGAAGTTGGAGTAGCTAGCCTACTTCCCTTTAAAAGGGGTCGATAATACTAATATAATCGATAATATGACCTGTCTCCAAACATATCGCAGTGAAAGAATAATGCCATCAAAACATTCCGGTTATTCCTTTGGGGATACGTACTCCCGCCGTTTTGTAGCCTTAAAGAGGTACAGCACGGTTTCAAGTATATTAGGGAATAGTTAATGGAAACAGTTGTTTGTATGGAAGTCGAAATGATATCACGAGAAAAACACAAACCAGGAAAATCCTCgcttatatttatatgtaaagttAAGTGAAAACAAAATAGCAGTATTCTTCATACCAGATTTTACCTGCTGAAGTTAGAGAGTACGGTATGACAATACTTGTAGGCTATGTGAAAAACGTTTCACAGATTGCATGCTTCATTGAACAATTATTAGTGAAAGTGATATCGAATGGGAAGCTGTATTAACAGCATGAGAGGTATAGTATATTTGTTAgggtatttttattattatcgtatattatttttatgttttgctCATCGTGTGAATACGTAACCCCGCAAAGAGACAGGACAGGCGGAAGATGTTCAATAGTTTTATTTTCCAAACCGTGTATAGTTAAAAGAACTAACAGGGGCGTATATTTGAGAGGGGGGCGTGTGGAGGAGGATAGATATCGCATCCCCAGAAGTTGATCCCAAAAAGTGAAGCTGACTCTTTGTTTCCCCCTTCTTGTGCCTAATTTTCCCAGGTAAGTTAGTTTCGCCATCTGCCATCTGCTTGTGTTCTTGGAATATGGAATCGAAACATGTTGAAATGCAGTTTACACTAATTGGATTTTATTGCGCGGTAACAAgttcattctttctttcatatttatagAATGTTAACAATGTTGACACCAAAAACAAAGCCAGGTCATGTTAAGAAGTTCAATGTTTTAGATTTGGCATAGCAAACCCATCtccataacagaaaataaacatcgtgataaataaagaaaaacaaaagcaattCGAGCACATGTGGCTGAATGATGTATGTCATGTTAGACTTCATCATTATACAAGACTAGTTTTCAGCCAGTGTGtgaaacaaaaatgttaaatctgtgatatctcccaaaataGATTTGATTTAGCTGATTGGAAAAGTTGTTCATAGTTGTCGTTATCATTAGACCTGTTATGAGGGTTGGGTAGGTGTGTCTCCtctaaatgatgttttttttttctttacagtgTATTTTGAAATCAAACCTGTTTGCGTCACGGTCACTTTTGGCAGAATACTTTTCAACTGTTAAATGCTATTATTACGAATTATTTGGTGTTCCTTAGTTCACGCGtttacaaagtaaaataaaaacaacaacaacaatactgGTCATTATAATCAATAAAGGGCGCAtcccagagatttagcatactTTAAAGGTAAACACCTTGAAAACCAAAATAGCTATATACACACATTCCTAGCACGCcaaactttcttttttcttcgaCAATGGACATACCAAAACTAAAATTCGACCTGAAGTCATCATCTTTACTTAAGTATTGGCAGATTCTGTATTACAGGAAAGTAAAGACGATATCAAGACCATGAATCTGGTTCATTAAACTTTAATGATCTCCTCACGTGTTATTACCAAAGCAGTCTAGGTAACAAACAATATAGCTGGAGTTGAGTACTGATTTCATTCCTAATGTAGATTGAAATTTTCAAGGTTAAACAAGTTTTCAAGCAGCCTGTTTAGGAAGATTCTTGATACCTTTCTGAtacatatatggatatatatatatatatatatggaaaatacAATACCGTGTAGGTTTTAATAATTTCACTAGATAAGTTTCATGTCTAAGTATATGTAAATTGTAAAGTTTGGAATTTGCTGGTTTAAGTAGAGGAGCATTTAAATTCCCAGGGTTTTGccaactcctccccccccccccgataccCCATCACATTTCTAAGTATGGAGTTGACTCAACGTACCTTGTTATGCCCTTTTTGAGCTAACACCCTGTGAGATTTGTGGTCAACAATGTTGCACTGTAGAcctgttaaagcagcattttgcgtttgtcCAGAATTTTTCCGTGTCTATCGAGTTTTCATCATAATACGAtcacaaaagacaaaactaaGACTTTCTCATACTTTTTTCCCCACATCGAACTTTAATTAgcaagtaattaaggatattataTGATTCTGAGAATTGTGTCTCCCAGACACAATCGACATtagtatttatcacatgcagctCTACAAACCGCCTATtcaaattcaaccaatcagtgaagaGATGTTTATGGATGACTTGGAGCTTAAAATAGACTCAGTCATTGGCATGGTAATCCCTCAGCGTCTTTACCGTGAGTAAAGAGTACACGCACGTTAGCACGTAAGCCTACTGTACGTAGTACTTAGCAAAGTATTTAGTGTCGTATAATTGCTAAATGCACACAATACTATAACCTGGTGACGAAgtgacaaaagaataaaacaatggagAAGCGCTCAAATgggaaatataaatttttgaaGAACCTAACTTCACCTGAAAAGAGAAAATGGCGGAAAGCCCAAAAGAAAAAGTGTCACGACACCGTGTCCCTTTCGGGAATCAATGGGAAAGATGGAGCGAAGTGAAGAGGAATTTACATCTGAAGAGTGATTCAGAAGTCACTCGAATTCTACTCGACAGGTAAGCAAAGGATAGAATTGTTCGttacaatttttgtttacatGATTTAACGTTACTTCTCATTATCGGTGAGAGAAACTGAGACCGAACCTCTGCCTCCACTATTATAACTACAGTATCTAGTTTAGCCTAGGCCAGTATAGGGGCCTATACTAAGTCTATAGTACTACTataactagtagtagtatagtgtACTTAGCCTATTATTTACTAGCACAACCAAGGCCAGATAGGCTAAACGCTATTACTTTTCTTACTCTTTCTTCACAGTCATAGTCTTATCAAATTGCAACAAGTTTTTGTATTTGATACAGTGCTAACTAACGTTCACGCCGACGCATAGATACTTTACACTAGACTTTACAAGGCATGGGCTATGATGGCAGTGATTGCGTATGCAGTAGCCGAAATCACGAGGCCTACGTTCTGGCGGTTCCCGTTAGTTTCATGCCGTAAATAATGTTtgtttcctcccctgaaaacgTTTCTTACCTCTGTACCTCCTCAATCATGGGGAGGAAATTATCGTTTTTCCAGGGAGGAAGCTGATGAAAGtatattggctaggctatgtggaaagaataaatttagtaggcctagggcctaagtggaataactgtaggaatttcttttcatttctaccTTTTCTAAAAATATCTCTTCCCATATAGCCTAGCCAATTTGCCTCCcttgaaaaatgtttctttgattGAAATCGGTATTTTCTCTCCTATATCAAAAATTACAGTTACTTCAGTACCTAACTCTTTCTACGTAGCCTAGCCAAATGTCTTCTTGCTTGAATTCCTCCCCTGAGAAACAGTATTTTCCTCCCTGAGTGatagtttatttttgtgattCTACTTTCAGGTTTACAAGAAATTTCTCAAAGTCTGCAGGCAGATGGACCTGTGTTCCTGTTATGGAAAAGAATAGTTACAAGTACATTCCGCAACTGATGAAGGACATA is part of the Apostichopus japonicus isolate 1M-3 chromosome 11, ASM3797524v1, whole genome shotgun sequence genome and harbors:
- the LOC139976243 gene encoding uncharacterized protein, translated to MAESPKEKVSRHRVPFGNQWERWSEVKRNLHLKSDSEVTRILLDRFTRNFSKSAGRWTCVPVMEKNSYKYIPQLMKDIFRRRLDDDNSQLGRVVVLFLLRMTQGTSLVQFARANLHQFYSFLQAIITGWDQVLLL